The following DNA comes from Chelmon rostratus isolate fCheRos1 chromosome 3, fCheRos1.pri, whole genome shotgun sequence.
TTACCACGGTGATGTACGGAAGCCACAAATAACAGCTGTAAGATTCTTTTtgccagaaacacagaaatactgATTCGGCAGAAATGTGAAGGGGCTGTTACTTTGGCACAGCATCAGCCAATCACCACAGTCCAACCTCAGAGGTACAGAGGACGAAGCTCACCACTGACCGCCGTGCTTGTATAAACCATTGTTGCTTCATGTTTGTATGCACCGGTCggtgtttcagtttcatttctagAAACTTAAATCATGGGAGTAGAAAACTCTGTTTGTACTCTTCAGCCTCTAATTGCATCATATACAGAATAATAAGATACTGTGCATGTGCGTGGGGGGGTGGTACATTACACTAGGGGGTAGCTGAACGGTGGCGCAGTGATCCTAACATATTGTGGCATTTTGAGttttacaacaaaataaaaaaacttgAGCTTGGTACACACCAATAAATGAACTAAATTCTAGAATCGTAAAAATGTGAATCGTGGCAGCACGTCCACTGACTGTCTGGCATTTTCAAACCAAATTTTCAGACAAAGcttaaaaataccaaaaccTACAACACCCCGAAAGCCAAACCGTGTTTACATTTCCCTGCTGCTTCAATGGttaaagtattttaaattcCTGTTTCAGCCACAGCCTGATTTATGTTTGAGTTCATGTCTTAATCTCATTTTGAAGAAACCCATTTTGCCCATTAACTTTTAACTGGCACATACGGTCCTGTGGCTCATGACCTCCAGCTTCACTGGAAGTCAAATCAATAACCAATAAAAACCTACATTCAGTGATCCAGGAACTCGTGGAGGCTAAAGTCAAAACTCAGAGTGTGAAAACAGTCGTACCTTCTTTAGTCAGGGGTCTCCTCACAACATACTGTCTAACGTCGTCCTCCTTAGCCAGGTTGAAGAGCTTGCGGATCTTGCTGGCCCTCTTGGGACCGAGACGGCGAGGGACGGTGCTGTCGGTCAGCCCGGGAATGTCCTTCtcacctgaagaagaagaatcagaTCAGGAGAAGATGAGTCTAATACTCAAGCTGATTAAACACAAGTTCTCTTCACAAATTTCACTGCACTGAAGTATTTGCATGATTTTCAACAATCactaaaaacaaattattaacGAGAGAAAGAAGAATTTAAAAGGGGGCTGCTGCCAGTGACCAGGAAGACCGTTCACACCTCTGACCACACTGAAAACTGTTCGTCATGAGCACCATTCTAACTGTCCATCAACAGGAAACTACAGCAGTGTCCAAGAACCAATCACACTGCTGCATTGagtcaaaacaacaaacagtgttGGTGTCATTCTGATATTACTGTTTGGGTTGTAAAGGATCATAAAACTGACGGTTCGAATCAAATCACAGGTCGGACTCACAAATGGGTTCACTTTtagatgaggaaaaaatgttcactgatttagtttttccacagaaaaagTTCAGTGATCTcattaaaatccttaaaattagatttagatttaatatTCAAGAATCTGTCaacatgattatttttcatttccaaagaTTAATTGCTGGAGACAACATGTCTCTTTCAAactgtttgtgatgtcacaaatcctGTTCATTTTCCCGCCTCTTGATGTTGGATTTTCAGTGAGGTCAGAAACTTtgagcagaagaaaatgtgacCTGTCCTCTAGTGTCAAATGCTGCACAGACCTCATTCATGCAGAATACAGTTCAAAACTACAGGAACaagaaacaacacatttttgactggAGGGAGACTTCAAACATGCGCTCAGGCTCAGTCTCACTCTGATAGGCTGATGAGTAACCAATCAACACTGAAAGCTACTGTGGCACAGACAGTGAGCGAGCTGTGTGTCAATGGGAAGGCTGCAGATATTGCTAAAGTTGGAATAAAAATCGGTCTTTTGATCAATTTCTATGATGACAAACATGCCGTGTTTCCCAGTTACAACACCGAGAATGAAAGAAGTCACAACCTGCAGGATTTCACTCAATAGAGGCGAACAGAACAGTTTTCAAATCTGTACACATCCCACATTAACTCTGCTCCATTACACCACTACCTAGCATACACATGTGACAATGACAGAGCAATGCAGTTCAACCATCCACTGATCCTGGATCTGGTCGCATCTGGTAAGCAGCTCCACAGTTACTCTGGCAACACACTGTCCCCCCTTAATGACTACAGACCAATCAAAAAGGGTCTACTGGTTTGCCATAAACATAATTATAAGTGATattactgtatttgtgttttattgtatcaTGTGTTACCTTTCTTGACAATGACCAAGTTGAGAACGCTGAGATTGGCATCAACGATGCAACCACGGACAGACTTGCGCTTGCGCTCGCCAGTCCTGCGGGGACGGTAGCAGGAGTGTCCCTTGCTGAGCAGCAGGCGCACACGGCCATGGGTCAGTACACCCTGCTTCATGGGGAAGCCCTGTTTGTCGTTGCCTCCGCTGATGCGCACCACATAACCCTGAAGGATTCGAGACAAGCTGTTACTTCTGTTTTCTACTCAGGGTACCTGGTTCACAATGTCTCACAGCCAACGGACTGTTTGCCAACACAGACTTTCCCACTAACAATTGTAATTTGTTAAATTTGATCAGAGATGAGTTAAGTAGTAGTTTCTTTTAAGATGGAAGAGAAGTGAGAGAGCACCGCTGTTTCAATCAGCCATGGTCATACGGTCTGATCGCATCTGGtaagcagctctgcagtttctCTGGCAACACACTGTCCCCCCTTAATGACCACAGATCAGTCAGAAAGGGTCTACTGGTGTGCCACATTACAtgagtaaaacacattttaagaaagTCAAAGTGAAGTGCACAATCTGATCCATGATGTACTAATGAGGCGACATCATGTCCAAACAGATGAGAATAAACAGGACTTTACCTTCCACTCATCTCCCAGAGGGTCAGCAGCCACCTCAGTGGCCATTCGCTTCTCGTAGAAAGTACGCAGCTTACGCTCATCATCAACTTCAATCAGCTTTTGGCAGCCAGTAGCGGGGAATGAGATGTTCAGCTGAAAGAAAGAGTTGCAATGCAAATGTTACTACACGGACTACATCATGTTAATTCACGTAACGTCGGTCACGGCAGGCTACCAACAGTCCTCATGCAGGCAGGTGTGACAGGTAGCGTTAGCTGTGTGTAGCGTGAGAGAGACACAAGCTACTATTGGACTTATGAGGCAGGacataaaggaaaaaaattGCCTAATTCACTATGACAAATATCGAGAAGCGTATTTGAGCTAAAGTCAAAGTCTTGTAGAGATTCAATGGCTAGGAGGCCTGTTAGCTTCTCTGTCGGCTAATAACTCATAGCCTGCTAACATTAGCCCTCTGTGCACTCCGGCCATTAATACAACCGCTTTGACGGCGCACAGTATAAA
Coding sequences within:
- the rps6 gene encoding 40S ribosomal protein S6 — encoded protein: MKLNISFPATGCQKLIEVDDERKLRTFYEKRMATEVAADPLGDEWKGYVVRISGGNDKQGFPMKQGVLTHGRVRLLLSKGHSCYRPRRTGERKRKSVRGCIVDANLSVLNLVIVKKGEKDIPGLTDSTVPRRLGPKRASKIRKLFNLAKEDDVRQYVVRRPLTKEGKKPRTKAPRIQRLVTPRVLQHKRRRIALKKQRTQKNKEEASEYAKLLAKRMKEAKEKRQEQIAKRRRLSSLRASTSKSESSQK